The following nucleotide sequence is from Triticum dicoccoides isolate Atlit2015 ecotype Zavitan chromosome 7B, WEW_v2.0, whole genome shotgun sequence.
GGGGCGGTGGTTGGCGGAGATTGGCTGGCCGGTGCCGTAGGCGTGGAGCGGAGCTTGCAGGAGACGAGACGTCCTCGTACCGCCGGGCCGGCCTTGCGGCCGGCAAGGAAGGCCGCGGCGAGCGCGGCCGCCGGAGCAGGGGCGGTGAGGGATGGGGCCGGAGCGGTCGACGCTGATGTGAAAAAAAAACACAACTTCCTTCAATTATCCCAAGTGGTGGAGTGAGGCGAAGAACACATTTCAACAAAGGAGAGTGAGAAGATGAGGAAGGGGTGCCCCACCACTCAAGTTAAACAATCTTAGTTTTTGGTATGAACTTAAGTTTATGTACATAAAGTCAGGACCAACATCTGGAGCCTGTAGGGATATAAGATGATCTATAAATCTCTCCCTTCCTTGAGTAAGTTGAGTTTGTGAGCAACACAGCCGGGCGTGACACGGGATAAACCCCTCACCGACGCGCCCAGCCGACGATAGATGATTTCTCACGCACAAACAAGCATCGTCGACGGCCAATTATTTCACAGCATGCAAAAACTCCCATCCTCATGACTTGGTCTTGAAAGGGACGTAGTTCTTGAGCGACTCCGTGACCCCCTCGATGGACGCGACCGCCGCAGCCAGCGACACCAGGAAGCAGAGGAAGCTGAGCGTCTGCAGCGCCACCCACCTCGTCGTGTACCTCGGTATCCCGCGCTGCCGGATGTACATCTCCACGGGGAAGTAGACGGTGAGCGGCCAGAACCCGATGGCGCCCAGGAAGCCGAGGATGTCGTTGAAGAAGGGCATGAGGATGGCGAGCAGCGTGCTCACGATCACGAACGCCGTCCTCCACGTCAGCCTGAAGAGGTTGAGGTTCAACCCGAGCCGCTTGCCGGCGGCGACGCGGTGCTCGCGGGTGATGAACCCGGCGTTGGGCCAGGTCGCGGCCGCGAAGCCCTCGACGGCGGCGAAGATGGGCTGGCAGAACACCTGGTAGGCGCCCACCAGGTGCACCACGATGCAGACGTTGGCGAAGTCGATGAGCCAGTAGGGCTCGTAGAAGCCGAAGCCGGTGAGGATGTTCCCCTTGGCGCCGTTGCCGAACGCCGCGTAGCCGAGGCAGCCGCACAGCATGTAGAAGGCCGTCGTGGTGGAGACTCCCACCAGGGTCGCCTTCTTCATCGTCTTGTTCTCCGCCGGCGGCGACCTCACCGTGTCCTACAACATGTTCATTCTGTCAGACTCTCACTACTGAAGACACAACAGTGACTCTTTTTCATGTTCATCGTCAGACTCGGGGATTTCTCAGGCAGCAGTTGCTCACCTGGATTTCTATGAGGATCATCGAGTAGGAGTAGGCGAAGGCGATGTCACCGAGCGCCTGGAACGCGAGCCAGATCTTCTGGGCCGAATCGACGTCCACTCCAACCTCGGTGCCGGTCAGGGTGGCCTTGCCGGTTGGACCTGATACGGTCTGCGCCAGGGAGAGGCCGACGGCGATGGAGGCGTAGGTGAACGACATGACCGCCGCGAGGATGGAGAGCCACCACAGGTCGTGGAAGTTGGGGACCTGGGAAAAGAAGATCTGGACGACCCCGAACACCACCATGTACATGGAGTCGTACACGCCGCAGTCGGCCGCCCGGCCGTTCTTGTGGAAGCAGTTGGCCTTGTTTATAGCACTGTTGTTGGTGGATCATCCAGTCAGAAGCCAAAACACAGAATCTCGAGACATTGAAAACTTTGTCAGATGATGAATCGACTTACGCCGCGCTGATGGACGCCGTGATCGTGTACCCGATTGCAGTTCCGACCAAGTTGACGTACTGAAAAACACCACAGGCCCACACTTGCGGCCGACCTGCATTCACAAAGGAGTACACCAACATGGTTAGTCCTGACGTCTCCAAATTTGGATTCAGAAAGAAGTTCCTCGGTGGTCAGTTGGGTTACATGAGGCATGAGACTTACTCAAGTAGGATGCGACGGCGTCCATGTAGGTGTAGTTTCTCTTCCCGGTGAGCGCATCGCCGGTGCGGTAGCAGTCGGCGAGGAGCCCGGAGGTGTAGAAGGTGATTGCTGCGAAGAGCATCAGGGTGACCGGCCCGACGACCCAGCCCAGCTGCGCCGTCGCCCAGGCGAGGGACAGCACGCCGGAGCCGATGACGGCCGTGATGATGTGCGCGCTCGCTGTCCATACCGTGCCTGCTCAACGAATCGCACAAGATTGTCAGTCAGTTCTTGGAAAGCAGCTTGAAAAGTTTTAGTACTGTTCCGTTGTTGTAATTGCTGCTGAAACTTTACGGTTTCAATTTAAACACTCCGCATTTTGATAACATGTACGACAAACAAAAATCTACCAAAGTTCAGAAGGAAAAATATAACGATGATTTGCACTACAGACTACAGAGTAATGTACTCTAGCAGTGTGGAAATGCAGTTAGAAGTCATGGAAAATTCATAATAATGTATACATTTTTGCAAGATGCATGAACCTAACAATTTTGACCCAAATTGTGCCAGTTGTGTGTGCTTTATGAAGAAAATAGTATGATAGTCTCAAACATATTGCAACCGTATGTAACTTGCTTTCTAGACAGCGCACAAATGGGCATAATTTTAGCCGAAATTTGCATGTTTATGCTTCATCTAGTAATTTGCGTGCTCAACATTTTCTGGCGAATTCACTAACAAAACATTATCTTGGGATGAGTAATTCTCAAGACATAGAGGTGGACAAACTCTTGCAGGATATCACAAACACACCAACATTTCCATGAACCTATTGTGATCGGGGCACGAGACAGGCATGAAGCTACTATGGTTGTAACCCCAGGCCTAGGATCAAATTTATGCACAGATCTCTTAGAAATATCACGAAACTATTAGTAAATGCTATTAAATTGTGCAGCCCTCGTCATAGCCTGGCCATGGGCCATGCCTACGCCTCGACAGAAAAATCATTCACTTGCGTGTGGATCAAACAGAGAACATAAATAAAGGGTCCAATTAGTAACATAATGTGATACTCATATCTATGAAAAAGCTTCAAATATTGCTAATACTTGCATATTAGCGACGGGCCTTTTGGATGAATACATATCTATCCAAACCACTAGTAAACAAAATTACAAAAAAGTAATATTTTTCGCATGGTAAGTATGAATACTATTTCTGTATATTGGTGTATTAAGTTTAGAAAAAATAATTCCACCAACATCCTTGATTTAGTTTCGAGTAATAAACAAATAAACCTTAATTAAAACTGCAACTAGTCTAAAAATAGAAACAACCCTTCAACGGAAGAGTACAGCTTCTTTTTTTTTTTGCCAAAAAAATTGCAAGTTCAGAGTTGAACTTAATTGAACAAGTCAAACGATTCTATTTGCTCACAATCACAAGGTCTTAAAAGAACAAATGAGGTGACATGTGTATATCTTTAACCCATGTCTGTCTACATTTTCAAAAGGTCTAACTTTTCAAGGTTATCTTGTTAATATCAAAAGGAAATCCTGACCTTGAGAAGAATAAAAAATACTTAGGGCTCCTTTCGTTCACAAGGTTGTGTAACACAAGCAATAGATATGTAGAATTGCAGTTCCGTGCCATTTTGTATCATACATGGTTAAAAGGATGTTTGATTGATCAATGCAAAAACAGGATAACCTTTCTAAGTTGTTGGAGTCAATAAAATACTGTGGAAtgtcatgcaaaataatgattttaAAAGATGAGTTTCAATGGTATAAATAAAACAACCCAAGGATTACACTTCGAAATTCCTTTAAATTGGAGATGCGTGTAGGGGAACCCTCAcattatactactactactactactacctagagaaaaattgtgtgtaCTTTGCGCTATAATTTTACGCTTTTCCATTTTTAATTCTACTACTTCTGTCATGGTTTATTGGTCCCTTTCGTATTTTGTGTTgaattttgacctttgatttaactaacaaaatgttaatgcatgtaaccaaaaatactatcattgaaaactatgttcaaatatgaatccgacgatgtataatttttgatgacatgcattattattttcttagttaaatttatggttaaaatttggcacaaaatattaaaggggccaataaaccaggacggaggtagtacatgaTAAAAAGATGAATGGCATCCTAGTACATAGAACCGATATCTCATACCACATCACACGTTGAAATAAACCACTAAACCATGGAGAGAACAAATGTCAACACAAGGCCTCATGAATGTCCCTTGATGACCTGAACGGCCCCATGATCTACGTTTGCTTTCGGCCGGCCAACTCCAGGATACGATATTGACTCCTTTTTTTTCCTCAACATGGTAACTAGGAGGAGAGGATATTGACTTAGCTTAGCTAGGAACTAGGAAGAGGCCATACATTTGCGGGGCCGCGTAGAGGCGAGCGCCCGAAGGTCAGAGACGGCTGCCCTACGGCGCATCGCATCGGTGAGCTCATCCGCGGCCGGCCATACCGTATCTCTGACGAGCTTCTCGAGTCAAACGACGAAAGCAAGGCCATCTTTTTCCCGCTCCTAGTCCTAGTCCTAGTCCATGGCATGCTTGCCCATAGGAGTAGTGTATCTGCTGCGTTGAAGGCATCGAAAGGATATGATCCGCAGCTCCATGCCTAGGCCGTACGACGTGCTTCCAAACGTCATGGGTCAGATTTTGCGTCAAAATAGAAAAGTTCATATCGGCTCTGTGTGTTGCTCGCATGGTATGGTGTGCGTGCAAGTAATATTATTTCCATTCCCGTAGAATTGTCCAAGGGAATTGACTGAAAGGGAAACTTGACCCGTGCGATACTGATACGGCTTGGCTCTGTCAAGCGCCCAGTATATCGCGTCAGGGGAACAGATTCTGCCGGGTAAGAAACCACACCAACGAGGGGCTTTCATCGAGTTGGTGAGATTGACAGGTTAGCACGCAGAATG
It contains:
- the LOC119337253 gene encoding amino acid permease 3-like; protein product: MTKDVEMAARNGSNGAVAGEAYYPPPPAQGGDVDVDDDGKQRRTGTVWTASAHIITAVIGSGVLSLAWATAQLGWVVGPVTLMLFAAITFYTSGLLADCYRTGDALTGKRNYTYMDAVASYLSRPQVWACGVFQYVNLVGTAIGYTITASISAAAINKANCFHKNGRAADCGVYDSMYMVVFGVVQIFFSQVPNFHDLWWLSILAAVMSFTYASIAVGLSLAQTVSGPTGKATLTGTEVGVDVDSAQKIWLAFQALGDIAFAYSYSMILIEIQDTVRSPPAENKTMKKATLVGVSTTTAFYMLCGCLGYAAFGNGAKGNILTGFGFYEPYWLIDFANVCIVVHLVGAYQVFCQPIFAAVEGFAAATWPNAGFITREHRVAAGKRLGLNLNLFRLTWRTAFVIVSTLLAILMPFFNDILGFLGAIGFWPLTVYFPVEMYIRQRGIPRYTTRWVALQTLSFLCFLVSLAAAVASIEGVTESLKNYVPFKTKS